One Gimesia aquarii DNA segment encodes these proteins:
- the pepT gene encoding peptidase T, which produces MDTLLDRFLRYVKIDTQSDETSPTFPSTEKQLVLSRMLFEECQQLGLEEVTINEFGIVMATVPGTVERDVPAIGWVAHVDTSPEFSGTNVKPIVHENYGGEDLVLPGDSSRVLRVSDEPRLKAMQGKTVITTDGTTLLGADDKSGVAVMMSAAAELMSDRSIQHGPIRLCFTCDEEIGRGIEKLDLNAFGVCCAYTLDSDGSGRIDSETFSADQAVIVVRGVNTHPSVGKGVMVNANRILCDLISKLPTETLSPETTEGREGFIHPYHLEGSVSEASARLILRDFETEKLVEYAQLLESLAAPLRAQHPKAEITITIHKQYRNMRDGLQKEPRVLHKAIEATRAAGLEPKLDVIRGGTDGSLLTEKGLPTPNLSSGQHNPHSPLEWTTLEEMQQAVAVLKQLAILWGQEC; this is translated from the coding sequence ATGGATACATTACTCGATCGTTTTCTGCGTTATGTAAAAATTGATACCCAGTCTGATGAAACAAGCCCGACATTTCCCAGTACGGAAAAGCAATTGGTATTAAGCCGCATGTTGTTTGAAGAGTGTCAACAATTGGGGCTTGAAGAGGTGACAATCAACGAATTTGGCATTGTGATGGCAACCGTTCCAGGAACCGTTGAGAGAGATGTCCCTGCGATTGGTTGGGTAGCGCATGTGGATACCTCACCTGAATTCTCAGGCACAAATGTCAAACCAATTGTGCATGAAAACTATGGAGGTGAAGATCTGGTGCTCCCGGGAGACTCTTCGCGAGTGTTACGAGTCAGTGATGAGCCTCGCTTGAAAGCGATGCAAGGCAAGACGGTCATTACGACAGACGGAACGACTTTGTTGGGAGCTGATGATAAATCAGGTGTGGCGGTCATGATGTCTGCTGCTGCGGAATTGATGTCAGACCGTTCAATTCAACATGGTCCCATCCGTCTCTGTTTTACCTGTGATGAAGAGATTGGTCGGGGGATCGAAAAGTTGGATTTGAATGCGTTTGGTGTCTGTTGTGCATACACACTGGATAGTGACGGGAGTGGACGCATCGATTCTGAAACGTTTTCGGCAGATCAGGCAGTGATTGTCGTGCGTGGGGTAAATACTCATCCTTCTGTCGGGAAAGGCGTGATGGTCAACGCGAATCGTATCTTGTGCGATTTGATTTCAAAATTACCGACGGAAACGCTCAGTCCTGAAACGACAGAGGGCCGAGAGGGCTTTATCCATCCTTATCATCTGGAAGGAAGTGTCTCTGAGGCATCTGCTCGCTTGATCTTGCGAGATTTTGAGACGGAAAAACTAGTGGAATATGCACAGCTCCTGGAATCGTTGGCAGCTCCTTTGCGAGCCCAGCACCCGAAAGCAGAAATTACGATAACCATTCACAAACAGTATCGAAATATGCGCGATGGCTTGCAGAAGGAGCCTCGTGTGTTGCACAAAGCGATTGAGGCCACACGCGCTGCTGGGTTGGAACCTAAGTTGGACGTGATTCGTGGAGGAACAGATGGTTCTTTATTAACCGAAAAGGGATTGCCGACTCCCAATCTTTCCAGTGGTCAACACAATCCTCATTCTCCTTTGGAATGGACAACACTTGAAGAGATGCAACAGGCGGTTGCCGTACTGAAACAACTTGCCATTCTCTGGGGGCAAGAATGTTGA
- a CDS encoding sialidase family protein yields the protein MRKWFPFFVVLSFLFLSAERSEVNAQETKSPALKTITKNVVFQRGDGGYHSFRIPALVVSTKGTLLAFAEGRKNNLRDSGNIDLVLKRSTDHGKTWSELSVLWNDGENTCGNPCPVVDQSTARIWLPLTWNHGKDHEKQIKNKTSRDTRRVYMSFSDDDGLTWKTPYEITKSTKNREWTWYATGPGNGIQLTRGAHKGRLVIPCDHNVTLDGKVVRRSHAIYSDDHGKSWQLSQPIGEKTNECAVVELDDGRLLMNMRSYHGKNRRAIAISEDGGASWSKESLDSALIEPVCQASLIRVRFPEPGKRGQILFSNPASKQRAKMTVRLSEDEGKNWASSRLVTPGSAAYSSLAVLANGNIGLLYERDGYQKIEFVAFDLDQFQTAR from the coding sequence ATGAGAAAATGGTTTCCTTTCTTTGTTGTACTTAGTTTCCTGTTTCTGAGTGCTGAGCGGTCTGAAGTCAATGCTCAGGAAACAAAGTCCCCTGCTCTGAAAACAATCACCAAAAACGTTGTCTTTCAGCGAGGTGATGGTGGTTATCACTCATTCCGTATTCCGGCTTTGGTTGTTTCGACCAAAGGAACCTTGCTGGCATTTGCGGAAGGACGGAAAAACAACTTACGTGACAGTGGAAACATTGATCTGGTTCTCAAGCGAAGTACAGATCATGGTAAAACATGGTCAGAATTGTCTGTTCTCTGGAACGATGGCGAGAATACTTGTGGCAATCCCTGCCCGGTCGTTGATCAATCAACGGCGCGTATCTGGTTGCCTTTGACTTGGAATCATGGTAAGGACCACGAAAAACAAATCAAAAACAAAACCTCGCGGGATACGCGACGTGTTTATATGAGTTTTTCAGACGATGATGGTTTGACTTGGAAGACTCCTTATGAAATCACCAAGTCTACGAAAAATCGGGAATGGACCTGGTATGCCACTGGACCCGGTAATGGAATTCAACTAACGCGTGGAGCACACAAAGGCCGACTTGTGATTCCCTGCGATCATAATGTGACGTTGGATGGCAAAGTTGTGCGTCGGTCGCATGCGATTTATTCAGATGATCATGGCAAGTCTTGGCAGCTTAGCCAACCAATCGGTGAAAAAACGAATGAATGTGCTGTTGTTGAATTAGACGATGGTCGTCTGTTGATGAATATGCGAAGTTATCATGGTAAGAATCGGCGGGCAATTGCGATTTCAGAAGATGGTGGAGCTTCATGGTCCAAAGAATCACTCGACTCTGCGTTAATTGAACCGGTATGTCAGGCCAGTCTGATACGGGTGCGTTTTCCTGAACCGGGAAAGCGAGGGCAAATTCTGTTTAGTAATCCTGCCAGTAAACAACGCGCGAAAATGACGGTTCGATTAAGTGAAGACGAAGGAAAAAACTGGGCTTCCTCGCGACTGGTAACACCAGGTTCAGCCGCCTATTCCAGCCTGGCGGTATTAGCTAATGGGAATATTGGTCTGCTTTACGAACGCGACGGCTATCAGAAAATTGAATTTGTTGCCTTTGACTTGGATCAATTCCAAACCGCACGTTAA
- a CDS encoding class I SAM-dependent methyltransferase yields the protein MTIIPEDIQGWMTTTELRWLQQRADKCHVIIEIGVWKGRSTLALSEHCHGIVYGIDPYITAVSDQRSDIIIAAQNNLQQPIKQGKCFLIEATSKQALPLMEKLLWSRKADMVFIDGDHTTDAVSYDIEQYRKLIRRGGILSGHDRDYVGVQTALQSLLPDYKNGAGSIWYTEVQE from the coding sequence ATGACAATAATTCCTGAAGACATACAAGGCTGGATGACTACAACTGAACTGAGATGGTTGCAACAACGGGCAGATAAATGCCATGTAATCATAGAAATTGGTGTCTGGAAAGGGCGCTCTACACTTGCTCTGTCTGAACATTGCCATGGTATTGTTTATGGAATTGATCCTTATATAACAGCAGTTTCGGACCAACGGTCAGATATCATTATTGCTGCTCAAAATAACTTGCAGCAACCAATTAAGCAGGGCAAATGCTTTTTAATCGAAGCAACATCGAAGCAGGCGTTGCCTCTCATGGAGAAGCTGCTATGGTCACGTAAAGCGGACATGGTGTTCATCGATGGGGATCACACGACAGACGCAGTGAGTTATGATATTGAACAGTACAGAAAACTGATTCGCCGTGGCGGTATACTTTCCGGACACGACCGAGACTATGTTGGAGTGCAAACAGCCCTGCAATCATTACTTCCTGATTACAAAAACGGTGCGGGATCAATCTGGTACACCGAAGTCCAAGAATAA